In Sphingomonas sp. LT1P40, the following are encoded in one genomic region:
- a CDS encoding aspartate carbamoyltransferase catalytic subunit, whose protein sequence is MQPSDHRPGAQINGRAVFPHAHLTGIAGLQPHEILFLLDEAEQWIEANRSRAKSDHRLDGVTQINAFFENSTRTLLSFEIAGKRLGADVVNMHAAQSSVKKGETLIDTAMTLNAMRADVIVIRHMSSGAVQLIADKVDCPVLNAGDGSHEHPTQALLDALTIRRRRGSIAHQRVVICGDILHSRVARSNILALTALAAEVRVVAPSTLMPAAIEAMGVTPFTDFDAALEGADVVMMLRLQNERMSGAFIPSTREYHLNYGLTPERLARAKPDALVMHPGPMNRGVEITSSVADMPGRSAITEQVEMGVAVRMACLDVLTRHARGVEGWA, encoded by the coding sequence ATGCAACCTTCAGATCACCGCCCCGGCGCCCAGATAAATGGGCGCGCCGTGTTCCCGCACGCGCACCTGACCGGCATTGCCGGACTTCAGCCGCACGAGATATTGTTCCTGCTCGACGAGGCGGAACAATGGATCGAAGCGAACCGCAGCCGCGCCAAGAGCGACCATCGGCTGGACGGGGTGACGCAGATCAATGCGTTTTTCGAGAACTCTACCCGCACGCTGCTGTCATTCGAGATCGCCGGAAAGCGGCTGGGCGCGGATGTCGTCAACATGCACGCGGCGCAGTCGAGCGTGAAGAAGGGCGAGACGCTGATCGACACGGCGATGACGCTGAACGCGATGCGCGCCGACGTGATCGTGATTCGACACATGTCGTCGGGCGCGGTTCAGTTGATCGCGGACAAGGTCGATTGCCCGGTTTTGAACGCGGGCGACGGCAGCCACGAGCATCCGACTCAGGCGCTGCTGGATGCGCTGACGATCCGGCGACGGCGCGGGAGCATCGCGCACCAGCGAGTCGTGATTTGTGGCGATATCCTGCACAGCCGGGTGGCGCGGTCGAACATCCTGGCGCTGACCGCACTGGCGGCGGAGGTTCGTGTGGTCGCGCCATCGACCCTGATGCCCGCCGCGATCGAGGCGATGGGGGTGACACCCTTCACCGATTTCGACGCGGCGCTTGAAGGCGCGGACGTCGTGATGATGCTGCGGCTGCAAAATGAGCGGATGTCGGGCGCGTTTATTCCGTCCACGCGCGAATATCATTTGAACTATGGTTTGACACCCGAGCGGCTGGCGCGGGCCAAGCCCGATGCGCTGGTGATGCATCCCGGCCCGATGAACCGGGGTGTCGAGATCACGTCGAGCGTCGCCGATATGCCGGGCCGATCCGCTATCACCGAACAGGTCGAGATGGGTGTGGCGGTGCGGATGGCTTGCCTGGACGTGCTGACCCGCCATGCGCGTGGCGTGGAGGGCTGGGCATGA
- a CDS encoding ParA family protein, which translates to MRVLAMASQKGGSGKTTLSGHLAVQAQRAGHGPVVLIDIDPQGSLSDWWNERQTEFPAFAQTTVARLAADLEVLRQQGFRLAVIDTPPAITMAIQSVIQVAELIVIPTRPSPHDLRAVGATVDLCDRAGKPLLFVVNAATPKAKITSEAAVALSQHGTVAPVTIHQRTDFASSMIDGRTVMEIDPNCRSAGEVVALWSYINDRLEKNFRRTVFTPPAATHVAFAGRAQGGFGRRVVS; encoded by the coding sequence ATGCGCGTACTAGCGATGGCATCACAAAAAGGTGGTTCGGGAAAGACCACGCTGAGCGGGCATCTTGCGGTGCAGGCGCAGCGTGCGGGTCATGGCCCGGTCGTGCTGATCGATATCGATCCGCAGGGGTCCTTGTCGGACTGGTGGAATGAGCGGCAGACGGAATTTCCCGCCTTCGCCCAGACCACGGTCGCGCGGCTGGCCGCCGATCTCGAAGTGCTTCGGCAACAGGGCTTCCGCCTCGCCGTGATCGACACGCCCCCCGCCATTACCATGGCGATCCAGAGCGTGATCCAGGTCGCCGAACTCATCGTCATTCCGACACGTCCGTCGCCGCACGATCTGCGCGCGGTCGGTGCTACCGTCGATCTGTGCGACCGCGCGGGCAAGCCATTGCTGTTCGTGGTCAACGCGGCGACGCCCAAGGCCAAGATCACCAGCGAAGCCGCCGTCGCGCTGTCGCAGCATGGCACCGTCGCCCCGGTGACGATCCATCAGCGCACCGATTTCGCATCGTCGATGATCGACGGGCGCACGGTGATGGAGATCGATCCGAACTGCCGCTCCGCCGGCGAAGTCGTCGCTCTGTGGTCGTACATCAACGACCGACTCGAAAAGAACTTCCGCCGCACCGTGTTCACGCCGCCCGCCGCGACGCATGTCGCGTTTGCCGGACGCGCACAGGGTGGCTTCGGCCGCCGGGTGGTGAGCTGA
- a CDS encoding dihydroorotase, translating to MSGIAFLNATLICPEGGMTMGNLLVDGDVIAKTGKFELLVGTRQIDCTGKLLAPALTDLGAFAVDKAACRAGGIVRVGLMPDQSPVLDDPGIVQRAADMGKPELWVHPIAAATRRLEGKDLAEFAINAEAGARAVATGRGWIANSGVMRRVLAYARDCGLTVIAHAEDAGLAGAAVATEGETATRLGLPAAPAIAEAMAIARDLMLAEETGAAIHFRQVTTAAGFDLIRAAKARGVQVTCGITPAHLLLSDIAVTDFRTFARLSPPLRDEADRQAAQEALSDGTIDILCSGHDPRGPEEKRLPFADATPGMAGAQTLLALGLGLVRDERLTLDRLFALLAHNPAKLLGIKSGTLAAGTPADLVLIDADAPWQISSDTLAGKAGNTPFDGLPVQGKAVRLFKGGAEIA from the coding sequence ATGAGTGGTATCGCATTCCTGAACGCCACGCTGATTTGCCCTGAGGGCGGCATGACGATGGGCAATCTGCTGGTCGATGGCGATGTCATCGCGAAGACCGGCAAGTTTGAGTTGCTGGTCGGCACGCGCCAGATCGACTGCACGGGCAAGTTGCTCGCTCCTGCCCTCACCGATCTGGGTGCGTTCGCGGTGGACAAGGCGGCGTGCCGTGCGGGCGGAATTGTTCGCGTGGGGTTGATGCCCGATCAGTCGCCAGTGCTGGACGACCCCGGCATCGTCCAGCGTGCCGCCGACATGGGCAAGCCTGAATTGTGGGTCCACCCGATCGCCGCTGCAACGCGGCGTCTTGAAGGCAAGGATCTCGCCGAGTTCGCCATCAATGCGGAGGCGGGTGCGCGCGCCGTCGCCACCGGGCGCGGCTGGATCGCCAATTCGGGGGTGATGCGCCGCGTGCTGGCCTATGCGCGCGATTGCGGGCTGACGGTGATCGCACATGCCGAGGATGCGGGCCTTGCGGGCGCTGCGGTGGCGACCGAGGGTGAGACGGCGACGCGGCTAGGCCTGCCCGCGGCACCCGCGATTGCCGAGGCGATGGCGATTGCGCGCGACCTGATGCTGGCCGAGGAAACCGGCGCGGCGATCCATTTCCGGCAGGTCACGACGGCGGCAGGGTTCGACCTGATCCGTGCGGCCAAGGCGCGCGGCGTGCAGGTGACGTGCGGGATCACCCCGGCGCATCTGTTGCTGTCGGATATCGCCGTGACCGATTTCCGCACCTTTGCGCGCCTCTCCCCGCCCCTGCGTGACGAAGCGGATCGCCAGGCGGCGCAGGAGGCGCTCAGCGACGGGACGATCGATATCCTGTGTTCGGGGCACGACCCGCGCGGGCCGGAGGAAAAGCGCCTGCCCTTCGCCGATGCGACGCCCGGCATGGCGGGCGCGCAGACCTTGCTGGCGCTGGGTCTGGGGCTGGTGCGTGACGAGCGGCTGACGCTGGACCGTCTGTTCGCGCTGCTGGCACATAATCCGGCAAAACTGCTGGGGATCAAGTCGGGCACGCTGGCCGCGGGGACGCCTGCCGATCTGGTGCTGATCGACGCGGATGCGCCGTGGCAGATCAGTTCGGATACGTTGGCGGGCAAGGCCGGCAACACCCCGTTCGACGGCCTGCCGGTTCAGGGCAAAGCAGTACGACTGTTCAAGGGCGGCGCGGAGATCGCCTAG
- the gatA gene encoding Asp-tRNA(Asn)/Glu-tRNA(Gln) amidotransferase subunit GatA has product MSDVTNLGVAALRDGIRLGEFSAREVADAFIVKVSQAKQLNAFIVETPDHAIAAAREADSARASGEKLKPLAGVPIGMKDLFCTKGVQTTAASHMLEGFKPTYESTVSQKLWDAGAGMLGKLNLDQFAMGSSNETSYFGNVISPWRRKDGGNEALAPGGSSGGSSAAISARLVPAATGTDTGGSIRQPAAFTGISGIKPTYGRCSRWGVVAFASSLDQAGSMARDVRDCAIMLEAMSGFDAKDATSLNLDVPRWEENLSGDLRGKKIGIPKEYRVDGMPSEIEALWQQGIDWLKDAGAEIVEVSLPHTKYALPAYYIIAPAEASSNLARYDGVRFGNRELPAGAGLQDMYAATRAAGFGPEVQRRILIGTYVLSAGFYDAYYTQAQKVRTLIARDFERAWLQCDLLLTPTAPSAAFALGEKSADPLAMYLNDVFTVPSSLAGIPAMSVPGGLDAGGLPLGLQIIGKPLDEQGVLNASLAIEERAGFTARPDQWW; this is encoded by the coding sequence ATGAGCGACGTCACCAACCTCGGCGTCGCGGCGCTGCGCGACGGCATCCGCCTCGGTGAATTCTCCGCGCGCGAAGTCGCAGACGCCTTCATCGTCAAGGTCAGCCAGGCCAAGCAGCTCAACGCCTTCATCGTCGAGACACCCGACCACGCAATCGCCGCCGCGCGCGAAGCCGACAGCGCGCGCGCCTCGGGTGAGAAGCTCAAGCCGCTCGCGGGTGTGCCGATCGGCATGAAGGATTTGTTCTGCACCAAGGGCGTGCAGACCACCGCCGCCAGCCATATGCTGGAGGGGTTCAAGCCGACCTATGAGTCCACCGTCTCCCAGAAATTATGGGACGCGGGTGCGGGGATGCTCGGCAAGCTTAACCTCGACCAGTTCGCCATGGGGTCGTCGAACGAAACCAGTTATTTCGGCAATGTGATTTCGCCGTGGCGGCGCAAGGACGGCGGCAACGAGGCACTCGCCCCCGGCGGCTCGTCCGGCGGTTCTTCGGCCGCGATCAGCGCGCGGCTCGTGCCCGCCGCGACCGGCACCGACACCGGCGGTTCGATCCGCCAGCCTGCCGCCTTTACCGGCATTTCGGGTATCAAGCCGACCTATGGCCGCTGCTCGCGCTGGGGCGTCGTCGCCTTCGCGTCCAGCCTCGATCAGGCCGGGTCGATGGCCCGCGACGTGCGCGACTGCGCGATCATGCTGGAGGCGATGAGCGGTTTCGACGCCAAGGACGCGACCTCGCTCAACCTCGACGTGCCACGCTGGGAAGAAAATCTCTCCGGCGACCTGCGCGGCAAGAAAATCGGCATTCCGAAGGAATATCGCGTCGACGGCATGCCGAGCGAGATCGAGGCGCTGTGGCAGCAGGGCATCGACTGGCTGAAGGATGCGGGCGCGGAGATCGTCGAAGTCTCGCTCCCCCACACCAAATACGCGCTGCCCGCCTATTACATCATCGCCCCCGCCGAGGCGTCGTCGAACCTCGCCCGCTATGACGGCGTCCGCTTCGGCAACCGCGAATTGCCCGCTGGCGCAGGCCTCCAGGACATGTACGCCGCCACTCGCGCCGCCGGGTTCGGCCCCGAAGTCCAGCGCCGCATCCTGATCGGCACCTATGTGCTGTCGGCGGGCTTCTACGACGCCTATTACACCCAGGCGCAAAAGGTCCGCACCCTCATCGCCCGCGATTTCGAGCGCGCCTGGCTCCAGTGCGACCTGCTGCTGACGCCGACCGCACCGAGCGCCGCGTTCGCGCTGGGCGAGAAGAGCGCCGACCCGCTGGCGATGTATCTCAACGACGTGTTTACCGTTCCGTCTTCGCTGGCAGGCATCCCCGCAATGTCCGTCCCCGGCGGACTGGACGCAGGCGGCCTCCCGCTCGGCCTCCAGATCATCGGCAAGCCGCTGGACGAGCAGGGCGTGCTCAATGCTTCGCTGGCGATTGAGGAGCGAGCGGGGTTCACGGCGAGGCCGGATCAGTGGTGGTAA
- a CDS encoding DUF4153 domain-containing protein, which translates to MTDEQNADRWPLLPVILAALGLATGVAAHAILGSGYQPALSAIRVALLSLVTVSAILFAFIATRGDLLRSALVAGGCGIIAALILYFNGATSGWSATEGWRLFSLALAIGIAAPLFQAGREGGFRPLNYAAVHDFAWTNVVIWCLSWAFVGIVMLLSWLLAALFDLIGIEFLGRMLQKDWVWRPLVGLAFGLGVALLREHVRIVRLLQNVAMLVLGVLAPVLAIGLALFLLALPFTGLQPLWDATKATTPILLSCAAGALLLVNAVIGNGGDDPKRNRVLRWAAMVLAVVMLPLTVIAQIATALRINQYGFTPERLWALTFVILATAYATAYLVSVVRGQAGWAERVRPANLNLAFITCGVALLLATPILSFNAISTRDQVARLESGKLSPDKFDWRALAFHFGEPGRKALERLKTASNPAIRAKALAATTAKSSYDVSDGSNAVQAEKLDKTLRILPAGTPLPVDLRELVAAGYQCRREPCTLAFLDAGKTAILLTNACFAPPKPAPTPTSSGPVVTTMATPGCYGNEPDRYVLTDGKWLAAERVRQPDITPAERANSAAGLTDGNVEIRPVERRQVFVGGVPVGQPFE; encoded by the coding sequence ATGACCGACGAACAGAATGCGGACCGCTGGCCGCTATTGCCGGTCATACTCGCCGCACTCGGCCTTGCCACCGGCGTTGCCGCGCACGCGATTCTCGGCAGTGGCTATCAGCCCGCCCTCAGCGCGATTCGGGTCGCGCTGCTCAGCCTCGTCACAGTCTCTGCGATCCTGTTCGCGTTCATCGCCACGCGCGGCGATCTTTTGCGATCGGCTTTGGTCGCGGGCGGATGCGGCATCATCGCTGCGCTGATCCTGTATTTCAACGGCGCAACGTCGGGCTGGAGCGCGACCGAGGGTTGGCGACTGTTCAGCCTCGCGCTCGCCATCGGCATCGCCGCGCCGCTGTTCCAAGCCGGACGGGAAGGGGGCTTTCGTCCGCTGAACTATGCCGCCGTCCATGACTTTGCGTGGACCAACGTGGTCATCTGGTGCCTCAGCTGGGCATTTGTCGGAATCGTGATGCTGCTGTCATGGCTCCTCGCCGCGCTATTCGACCTGATCGGCATCGAGTTCCTGGGCAGAATGCTGCAAAAGGACTGGGTCTGGCGCCCGCTGGTCGGCCTCGCCTTCGGTCTTGGCGTCGCGTTGCTGCGTGAGCATGTCCGCATCGTCCGGTTGCTTCAGAATGTCGCCATGCTGGTGCTCGGCGTCCTCGCCCCGGTGCTCGCCATCGGACTCGCGCTGTTCCTGCTTGCGCTCCCGTTCACCGGGCTTCAGCCCTTATGGGACGCGACCAAGGCGACGACCCCAATCCTGCTGAGCTGTGCGGCCGGCGCGCTGCTGCTGGTCAACGCCGTGATCGGCAATGGCGGCGACGATCCGAAGCGCAACCGCGTCCTGCGCTGGGCCGCGATGGTGCTCGCGGTCGTTATGCTGCCGCTCACAGTCATCGCCCAGATCGCGACCGCGCTGCGCATCAACCAGTACGGCTTCACGCCGGAGCGGCTTTGGGCGCTCACCTTTGTCATCCTCGCTACCGCCTACGCCACTGCCTATCTGGTCAGCGTCGTGCGCGGTCAGGCGGGCTGGGCCGAGCGGGTGCGCCCCGCCAACCTCAACCTCGCTTTCATTACCTGCGGTGTCGCGTTGCTGCTCGCCACGCCGATCCTCAGCTTCAACGCAATTTCGACCCGCGATCAGGTCGCCCGCCTCGAATCGGGCAAACTCAGCCCAGACAAATTCGACTGGCGCGCGCTGGCCTTCCACTTCGGCGAGCCGGGTCGCAAGGCGCTGGAACGGCTGAAAACCGCCTCCAACCCCGCGATCCGCGCCAAGGCGCTTGCCGCTACGACCGCCAAATCCTCCTACGACGTCTCGGACGGCAGCAACGCCGTTCAGGCCGAGAAGCTCGACAAGACCCTGCGCATCCTGCCAGCCGGAACCCCATTGCCCGTCGACCTGCGTGAGTTGGTTGCCGCCGGTTATCAATGCCGTCGTGAACCCTGCACGCTCGCATTTCTGGACGCGGGCAAGACCGCGATATTGCTGACCAACGCGTGCTTCGCGCCACCCAAGCCCGCGCCTACGCCAACGTCATCCGGCCCGGTCGTCACGACAATGGCAACACCGGGCTGCTACGGAAATGAGCCCGACCGCTACGTGCTGACCGACGGCAAATGGCTTGCCGCAGAGCGGGTCAGGCAGCCCGACATAACGCCAGCCGAACGGGCGAACAGCGCAGCGGGGCTGACCGACGGCAATGTCGAAATCCGCCCGGTCGAGCGCCGTCAGGTTTTCGTCGGCGGCGTCCCTGTCGGCCAACCCTTCGAATAA
- a CDS encoding trypsin-like serine peptidase, with protein MTRNVAKPKSAKGSKHGDATRVTLGPPAILGAALAAPPLIEGLPPTPRFSAPFMTETNGGSSLENVPGFDAYVARSNGLFATKTNSRPRDPDDRTWVAQSIIGEDDRVPVSDTTALPWRCIAHLDITYSSGKRATGTAWFLGRRALGTAGHNIFHKDYGKASRILVTPGYDGYSAPFKSYHVADAHCPVEWLAGHGGLEHDYGVLLLDTDEPGSKLGWFGYASYSEPQLAGLQVNVSGYGIDRTPATQYYNGGRLTDVTDDFLIYPFDTEGGMSGAPIFALFSDNRRVAVGVHTYGGTSENRARRIDDTVFDFFRLHG; from the coding sequence ATGACGCGTAACGTGGCAAAGCCAAAATCCGCAAAGGGATCGAAACACGGCGACGCGACGCGCGTTACGCTCGGCCCGCCGGCGATTCTCGGCGCGGCGCTCGCCGCGCCGCCGTTGATCGAAGGCCTGCCGCCCACGCCGCGCTTCAGTGCGCCGTTCATGACGGAAACCAATGGCGGCAGTTCGCTGGAGAATGTACCCGGATTCGACGCCTATGTCGCACGCAGCAACGGACTGTTTGCAACAAAGACCAATTCGCGTCCGCGCGACCCCGACGACCGAACCTGGGTGGCGCAATCGATCATCGGTGAGGACGATCGCGTGCCCGTCTCCGACACCACCGCCCTGCCCTGGCGTTGCATCGCGCATCTCGACATCACCTACAGCTCGGGAAAGCGTGCGACCGGCACCGCCTGGTTCCTGGGGCGCAGGGCGCTGGGTACCGCCGGACACAATATCTTTCACAAGGATTATGGCAAAGCGAGCCGGATCCTCGTGACGCCGGGCTATGACGGCTATTCGGCGCCGTTCAAAAGCTATCATGTGGCGGACGCGCATTGCCCGGTGGAATGGCTCGCCGGGCATGGCGGGCTCGAACATGACTATGGCGTGCTTCTGCTCGACACCGACGAGCCGGGAAGCAAGCTCGGCTGGTTCGGCTATGCCAGCTACAGCGAGCCGCAACTGGCGGGGCTTCAGGTGAATGTCAGCGGCTATGGCATCGACCGGACCCCGGCGACGCAATATTATAACGGCGGTCGGCTGACCGACGTGACCGACGATTTCCTGATCTATCCGTTCGATACCGAAGGCGGGATGAGCGGCGCCCCGATCTTTGCCCTGTTCAGCGACAATCGCCGGGTCGCGGTGGGCGTGCATACCTATGGCGGCACCAGCGAGAACCGCGCGCGACGGATTGACGATACCGTGTTCGACTTCTTCCGGCTTCATGGCTGA
- the gatC gene encoding Asp-tRNA(Asn)/Glu-tRNA(Gln) amidotransferase subunit GatC — translation MSVDTATVKKVAGLARIAITDADAERLAPELNNILGWIEQLGEVDTSSVEPMTAVIPNKLRLRDDVVTEPDQRDAVLANAPVAEHGFFAVPKVIE, via the coding sequence ATGTCCGTAGATACCGCCACCGTCAAAAAGGTCGCCGGCCTCGCGCGCATCGCCATCACCGATGCCGATGCCGAACGCCTTGCGCCCGAACTCAACAACATCCTCGGCTGGATCGAGCAGCTGGGCGAGGTCGATACCTCCTCGGTCGAGCCGATGACTGCCGTCATCCCCAACAAGCTGCGCCTGCGCGACGATGTCGTGACCGAGCCGGACCAGCGCGACGCGGTGCTCGCCAATGCGCCCGTTGCAGAACACGGCTTCTTCGCTGTGCCGAAGGTGATCGAATAA
- a CDS encoding SPOR domain-containing protein: MNARRIFTITASALVLGAPIIGGPALIGGLAVASKTVITQDAKKASKEAQAARKALKGGKAQLAVTHAEAAVTFDPKNGAYRTLLGETYLFAGRFVSAAQALNEALSLDPANGRTALNLALAQIAVGEWATARQTLETHAATIPVSDRGLAFALAGDPATAVALLSDAARKPGADAKTRQNLALSFALGGQWQQARAVAGIDLSPDQLDGRIMQWASFSRPQNAYDQVSALLGVTPVADNGQPERLALAQSMTTAVAAQQVGDPVDAYMPGSDSAAAAAAPPAADVAMTGEVAAPAITAPGGRQIVFAPRQEVIQAIPAAVVKPAAFVKATPVEVGARKAVQIDLASVKPAKGSWFVQLGAYDSSGIARDAWGRSVKRIPALQGMTPSSASVSTRAGTFHRLSVGGFDRASANTLCGQVRATGGTCFVRTGAGDKVASWGKGAQLASR; the protein is encoded by the coding sequence ATGAACGCACGTCGCATCTTCACCATCACCGCATCGGCACTCGTGCTGGGCGCACCCATAATCGGCGGTCCGGCGCTGATCGGCGGCCTTGCCGTCGCCAGCAAGACCGTCATCACCCAGGACGCAAAAAAGGCGTCGAAGGAAGCCCAGGCGGCGCGCAAGGCGCTGAAGGGCGGCAAGGCCCAGCTCGCCGTGACGCATGCCGAGGCAGCGGTGACCTTCGATCCCAAGAACGGCGCATACCGCACGCTGTTGGGTGAGACCTATCTGTTCGCGGGCCGCTTCGTCTCCGCCGCGCAGGCGCTGAACGAAGCGCTGTCGCTCGATCCGGCGAATGGCCGCACCGCGCTCAACCTCGCGCTTGCACAGATCGCGGTCGGCGAGTGGGCGACCGCGCGCCAGACGCTCGAAACGCATGCGGCGACCATTCCGGTTAGCGACCGTGGCCTCGCCTTTGCGCTGGCCGGCGATCCCGCCACCGCCGTGGCGCTGCTCAGCGATGCCGCGCGCAAGCCCGGTGCCGATGCCAAGACACGCCAGAACCTCGCGCTCAGCTTCGCGCTGGGCGGCCAGTGGCAGCAGGCACGCGCCGTTGCCGGCATCGATCTGTCGCCCGATCAGCTCGACGGGCGCATCATGCAATGGGCCAGCTTCTCGCGGCCCCAGAACGCTTATGACCAGGTTTCCGCCCTGCTCGGCGTGACGCCGGTGGCGGACAATGGCCAGCCCGAACGGCTCGCGCTCGCCCAGTCGATGACGACGGCGGTCGCGGCACAGCAGGTCGGCGATCCGGTCGATGCCTATATGCCCGGCAGCGATTCCGCCGCTGCGGCAGCAGCACCTCCGGCCGCCGATGTCGCCATGACCGGCGAAGTCGCCGCGCCCGCGATTACCGCGCCCGGCGGCCGGCAAATCGTCTTCGCCCCGCGTCAGGAAGTCATTCAGGCGATTCCTGCCGCAGTGGTCAAGCCAGCTGCGTTCGTCAAAGCAACCCCGGTCGAAGTCGGCGCGCGCAAGGCGGTGCAGATCGATCTTGCCTCAGTCAAGCCGGCAAAAGGCAGCTGGTTCGTCCAGCTCGGCGCCTATGACAGCAGCGGCATCGCGCGCGATGCATGGGGCCGTTCGGTCAAGCGCATCCCGGCTTTGCAGGGTATGACGCCGTCCAGCGCCAGCGTCTCGACGCGTGCCGGTACCTTCCATCGCCTGTCGGTTGGCGGCTTCGACCGTGCCAGCGCGAACACGCTGTGCGGTCAGGTTCGCGCCACCGGCGGCACTTGCTTCGTGCGCACCGGCGCGGGTGACAAGGTCGCCAGCTGGGGCAAGGGCGCACAGCTCGCCTCGCGCTAA
- a CDS encoding DUF3089 domain-containing protein: MARKFLYVIAFLIALAIAAAFAYRIWGIELIRRTMVPSAAFEPQAALPGERYASATMWLARPDKPGNPALWVPEGFAVAEKPVAAVFFIHPTSYLERARWNAPLDDKVANDRAALFLRGQASAFNGVGSIWAPRYRQAAFGAFLTTQDEAKKAFDLAYGDVGAAFDQFLKEAGDRPIILAGHSQGALHLSRLLHDRVAGKPLAKRIVAAYVVGWPISKTADLPLLGLPECATADQAGCILSWQSFAEPADPALILDTFDATKGFNGTPRANTPMVCTNPITGKPGAAAVGVGVNAGSLVPSADFATATLTKTEIPARCEGRGILLIGNPPAELGSSYVLPGNNYHVFDYSLFWANVRADAERRLAAFAPARSK; encoded by the coding sequence TTGGCGCGCAAATTCCTGTATGTGATTGCTTTCTTGATCGCACTCGCGATTGCGGCGGCGTTCGCCTATCGCATCTGGGGGATCGAGTTGATCCGCCGGACGATGGTGCCGAGTGCTGCGTTCGAGCCACAAGCGGCACTGCCGGGCGAGCGTTATGCCAGTGCGACTATGTGGCTGGCGCGGCCCGACAAGCCGGGCAATCCGGCGCTGTGGGTGCCCGAAGGATTTGCGGTGGCGGAGAAGCCGGTCGCCGCCGTCTTCTTCATCCACCCCACTTCCTACCTCGAACGCGCACGCTGGAATGCGCCGCTGGACGACAAGGTCGCCAATGACCGTGCCGCTTTGTTTCTGCGCGGGCAGGCGAGCGCGTTTAACGGCGTGGGGTCGATCTGGGCACCGCGTTACCGACAGGCGGCGTTCGGCGCGTTCCTGACGACACAGGATGAAGCAAAGAAGGCATTCGACCTGGCTTACGGCGATGTCGGCGCGGCGTTCGACCAGTTTCTGAAGGAGGCGGGCGACCGACCGATCATCCTGGCCGGACATAGTCAGGGCGCACTGCACCTGAGTCGGCTGTTGCACGATCGCGTGGCGGGGAAGCCGTTGGCGAAGCGGATCGTCGCGGCATACGTGGTCGGCTGGCCGATCTCCAAGACCGCCGATCTGCCGTTGCTGGGCCTGCCCGAATGTGCGACCGCCGATCAGGCCGGGTGCATCCTGTCGTGGCAGAGCTTTGCCGAGCCCGCCGATCCGGCACTGATCCTCGACACATTCGACGCGACAAAGGGTTTCAACGGCACCCCACGTGCGAACACGCCGATGGTGTGTACCAACCCGATTACAGGAAAGCCCGGGGCGGCAGCAGTCGGGGTCGGTGTGAATGCCGGTAGCCTGGTCCCGTCCGCCGATTTCGCGACGGCCACTCTGACAAAGACCGAGATCCCTGCGCGGTGCGAGGGACGCGGAATATTGCTGATCGGCAACCCGCCCGCCGAACTGGGGAGCAGTTATGTTCTCCCCGGCAACAATTACCATGTGTTCGACTATTCGCTGTTCTGGGCCAATGTCCGAGCCGATGCGGAGCGGCGTCTGGCGGCGTTCGCCCCCGCTCGTTCGAAATGA
- the ruvX gene encoding Holliday junction resolvase RuvX, translating to MITEDRALFRDALPSGGRLLGLDVGTKTIGTALCDSGWSFASPAELVRRTKFTADKGLLAALIAAQQVKGLVIGLPLNLDGTDSPRTQSTRAFARNVADLGLPIFMWDERWSTQAVERQMIAEDLSRAKRAERVDKLAASYILQGAIDALATAG from the coding sequence ATGATTACCGAGGATCGCGCGCTGTTCCGCGATGCGCTGCCGAGCGGCGGGCGGCTGTTGGGGCTTGATGTCGGCACCAAGACGATTGGTACGGCGTTGTGCGATTCGGGCTGGTCGTTCGCCAGCCCCGCCGAGCTTGTCCGCCGTACCAAGTTCACCGCGGACAAGGGCCTGCTGGCCGCGCTGATCGCCGCGCAGCAGGTGAAGGGGCTGGTTATCGGCCTGCCCCTCAACCTCGACGGGACCGATTCGCCGCGTACCCAATCGACCCGCGCCTTCGCACGCAATGTCGCCGATCTGGGCCTGCCGATCTTCATGTGGGACGAACGCTGGTCGACTCAGGCGGTCGAGCGGCAGATGATCGCCGAAGACTTGTCGCGCGCCAAACGGGCGGAGCGGGTGGACAAGCTGGCGGCAAGCTACATCCTGCAAGGGGCGATCGACGCGCTGGCGACGGCCGGATAG